A region from the Afifella aestuarii genome encodes:
- a CDS encoding glycosyltransferase, with product MCAERAVLHVSRVGFLGGAERVILTLARGMKPYRYSPVLACPGGGDLAAAARSLSIPLADCGFERMRATSDPLALWNYLQAWRAGSRQIGRLLASGEIKLVHVHHPVGALYALPAARRLGIPVVMHVHEVLPIKPQHRLALRWTARHVDRFICVSGASRELLETIGVSHERIEIVPNGVDPAFIEKAARARPAAPIVDKGARYNIGIFGVIEPRKAQHIFLEAAEKIAAKEPGAHFWVVGPLALKDKEDYANRLHHMAETPALRGRVSFTDFQTDMPSWMAGMDVVALTSTSNESFGMVLAEAQIVGRPVVATDIGGVREAVCTETGGTLVPRDDADAVAEAVLAVLRQQEHVPASFVASIARKQFSPDVFRARIAEIYERVLGDRRMRLACEKTTSGRRRHPGLFAASRPGSSQANPALIKGNPGTANQDGPECTRKPALWL from the coding sequence ATGTGTGCAGAGCGCGCCGTTCTCCATGTGAGCCGCGTCGGCTTTCTCGGCGGCGCCGAGCGCGTGATCCTGACGCTCGCGCGAGGCATGAAGCCTTACCGCTATTCCCCTGTCCTCGCCTGCCCCGGCGGCGGTGATCTTGCGGCGGCTGCCCGCTCGCTTTCGATCCCGCTTGCGGATTGCGGCTTCGAGCGGATGCGCGCCACCTCGGACCCTCTCGCACTATGGAACTATCTCCAGGCGTGGCGAGCCGGCAGCCGCCAGATTGGACGACTGCTCGCCTCCGGAGAGATCAAGCTCGTTCACGTTCACCACCCGGTCGGTGCGCTGTACGCGCTCCCCGCCGCCCGTCGCCTCGGCATTCCGGTCGTCATGCATGTGCATGAAGTCCTGCCCATCAAACCACAGCACCGCCTCGCGCTCCGCTGGACCGCCCGTCATGTCGACCGCTTCATCTGCGTTTCCGGAGCGAGCCGTGAACTTCTCGAGACGATCGGCGTCTCCCACGAACGCATCGAGATCGTCCCGAACGGCGTCGATCCGGCGTTCATCGAGAAGGCGGCCAGAGCACGCCCGGCCGCACCGATCGTCGACAAAGGCGCGCGCTACAATATCGGCATCTTCGGCGTCATCGAGCCGCGAAAAGCGCAGCATATTTTCCTTGAGGCTGCCGAGAAGATCGCAGCTAAGGAGCCCGGTGCGCATTTCTGGGTCGTCGGCCCGCTCGCCCTCAAAGACAAGGAAGACTACGCAAATCGTCTCCATCACATGGCGGAGACCCCGGCCTTGCGCGGCCGCGTCAGCTTCACCGACTTTCAGACCGACATGCCATCGTGGATGGCCGGGATGGACGTCGTGGCGTTGACCTCAACGAGCAACGAATCCTTCGGCATGGTCCTCGCCGAGGCACAAATCGTGGGCCGACCGGTCGTCGCCACGGATATCGGCGGCGTGCGCGAGGCCGTCTGCACGGAGACGGGAGGCACTCTCGTCCCCAGGGACGACGCGGACGCCGTGGCCGAGGCCGTGCTCGCGGTCCTGAGACAGCAAGAGCACGTACCTGCCTCTTTTGTCGCGAGCATAGCGCGGAAGCAGTTTTCGCCGGACGTATTCCGGGCCCGCATTGCCGAGATCTACGAGAGGGTTCTCGGCGACCGCAGGATGCGGCTCGCCTGCGAAAAAACAACCTCGGGTCGGCGCAGGCATCCGGGCCTGTTCGCGGCCTCTCGGCCGGGCTCCTCACAGGCGAACCCGGCTCTCATCAAAGGCAATCCCGGCACCGCCAATCAAGACGGGCCCGAATGCACCCGAAAGCCCGCCCTGTGGTTGTAG
- a CDS encoding glycosyltransferase, whose amino-acid sequence MRVALIHEALTVYGGAEKVLEELMRMFPEAPVFVPLYEPSAFPEIFHKADIRATWINRLPLVRRHHRALFPLYPLLMSSIDLSGYDLVISSSFNFAHNVVTPPESCHVCYCHSPPRFLWDYNAYARREGFGVWKRRLVESMLPRLRSMDRAAAQGVDFWVSTSTLVEQRIRKTYRRRSTIIPPPVDVNEFRPGSGRGEYFLLLMRLVGWKRPDIAVKACSELGVKLVVAGDGREMRHLKALAGPSVEFVGRVDGEAKAELYRNCTALILTSVEDFGITPLEAMASGRPVIALGEGGALDTVVPGETGELFDEQTCESLKRTLRHFNPKRYDPASIRRHAEVFDSRQFRTKLNSFLGRSVRLYSRRMSEASVASVDEPDLGDGSEARASDWQEKPRFPAQMQL is encoded by the coding sequence ATGCGGGTTGCTCTGATCCACGAAGCGCTGACCGTCTACGGTGGGGCCGAAAAAGTGCTCGAGGAGCTGATGCGGATGTTTCCGGAGGCTCCCGTCTTCGTTCCGCTCTACGAGCCGTCGGCGTTTCCGGAGATTTTCCATAAGGCCGATATTCGTGCCACTTGGATCAACCGGCTGCCGCTGGTGCGGCGCCATCACCGCGCGCTCTTTCCCCTCTATCCTCTGCTGATGAGCTCGATCGACCTCTCTGGCTACGACCTCGTCATCAGCAGCTCTTTCAACTTCGCGCACAACGTGGTCACGCCGCCCGAGAGCTGCCATGTGTGCTACTGCCATTCTCCGCCCCGTTTTCTCTGGGATTACAACGCCTATGCCCGGCGCGAGGGCTTTGGCGTCTGGAAACGGCGGCTCGTGGAATCCATGCTGCCGCGGCTTCGTTCCATGGACCGGGCCGCGGCGCAGGGGGTCGATTTCTGGGTGAGCACGAGCACTCTCGTGGAACAGCGGATCCGAAAAACCTACCGCCGTCGCAGCACCATCATCCCCCCGCCTGTCGATGTGAACGAGTTCAGGCCGGGAAGTGGTCGTGGCGAGTACTTTCTGCTCTTGATGCGTCTCGTCGGCTGGAAGCGGCCCGATATCGCCGTCAAAGCCTGCAGCGAGCTCGGCGTGAAGCTCGTCGTCGCCGGTGACGGCCGGGAGATGCGGCACCTCAAGGCCCTTGCCGGGCCGAGCGTCGAATTCGTCGGTCGCGTGGATGGGGAGGCGAAGGCCGAGCTTTATCGCAATTGTACCGCCCTGATCCTCACCTCGGTGGAGGATTTCGGCATTACGCCGCTTGAGGCCATGGCCTCCGGGCGTCCCGTCATCGCATTGGGTGAGGGGGGCGCTCTCGACACGGTTGTTCCCGGCGAGACCGGGGAACTCTTCGACGAACAGACCTGCGAGAGCCTCAAACGGACCCTCCGACACTTCAATCCGAAGCGCTATGATCCTGCTTCCATTCGCCGGCATGCAGAAGTTTTTGACAGCCGTCAGTTTCGGACAAAGCTGAACAGCTTTCTCGGTCGCTCGGTCCGTCTCTATTCTCGGAGGATGAGCGAAGCCAGTGTCGCCAGCGTCGATGAGCCAGACCTCGGCGACGGTTCAGAGGCGCGTGCTTCGGACTGGCAAGAGAAGCCTCGGTTTCCGGCGCAAATGCAGCTTTAA
- a CDS encoding lipopolysaccharide biosynthesis protein, whose product MHPKARPVVVGADQAKADIAAVNIAPISGDGATAAPSMRTILAASLLHLPGRILKAPTAIYAVMQSMATFAAILFVNIVTGIITARLLGPDGRGIYSAVVLWTQFLALISTAGIGAATTYHVAKNRDDRARIAQIAFVLAAGWGSLVLTVALLAIPHLMTQYDQQAILYARIAALASIFGGSQALLCCVLIGLGAFTFNNYGRLAPNLFYFFALMGVLGFADLNWQAAVLASIAGISLALVTQIPAFLVRMGVARGDFRRHARSMLSYSLRAGPADIVTTCAEYTDRLILIGLVAPAELGFYVIAFSFSRIAMAWIMPINSVLLSKMARAEANIAKCHFDQTFRFALALLLITWLAGMWWGPPLLVLLYGQEFAPVVPIFHILLAEAIIFGLANISAQLFQALNRPGYVSAVEATCFAAMLVSVYVMASRDGALGAAWAILAVTLLRLTLILIGIKISLKLPLPRPYLTLADLRYLRDRLIHL is encoded by the coding sequence ATGCACCCGAAAGCCCGCCCTGTGGTTGTAGGAGCCGATCAGGCGAAAGCCGACATCGCGGCCGTCAACATCGCGCCCATCAGTGGCGATGGCGCCACGGCCGCCCCATCCATGCGCACCATTCTCGCCGCGAGCCTCCTGCATCTGCCGGGCCGGATCCTCAAAGCGCCCACCGCCATCTATGCCGTCATGCAATCGATGGCGACCTTTGCCGCCATCCTCTTCGTCAACATCGTCACCGGCATCATCACCGCGCGGCTCCTTGGGCCGGACGGTCGCGGCATCTATTCCGCGGTCGTGCTCTGGACGCAGTTCCTGGCTTTGATCTCCACGGCCGGCATCGGCGCCGCCACGACCTATCATGTGGCCAAGAACCGCGATGACCGGGCAAGGATCGCGCAGATCGCTTTTGTACTGGCGGCCGGCTGGGGAAGCCTCGTTCTGACGGTCGCGCTCCTCGCGATCCCCCACCTGATGACGCAGTACGATCAGCAAGCGATCCTCTACGCCCGCATCGCAGCTCTTGCCTCTATCTTCGGCGGTTCGCAGGCGCTTCTGTGCTGCGTCCTCATCGGGTTGGGCGCCTTCACCTTCAACAATTACGGCCGCCTCGCCCCCAACCTTTTCTATTTCTTCGCGCTGATGGGAGTGCTGGGCTTCGCCGACCTGAATTGGCAAGCCGCCGTCCTGGCCTCGATTGCGGGGATCAGCCTGGCTCTCGTCACGCAGATTCCGGCCTTCTTGGTCCGCATGGGCGTCGCACGAGGCGATTTTCGACGCCATGCACGATCGATGCTCTCCTACAGCCTGCGCGCCGGGCCTGCCGACATCGTCACCACCTGTGCAGAATATACCGACCGTCTGATCCTGATCGGCCTCGTCGCCCCTGCCGAGCTCGGCTTCTATGTGATCGCCTTCAGCTTTTCACGCATCGCCATGGCGTGGATCATGCCGATCAACAGCGTGCTCCTCTCCAAGATGGCGAGGGCCGAAGCGAACATTGCGAAATGCCATTTCGACCAGACCTTTCGCTTTGCCCTTGCCCTTCTTCTGATCACCTGGCTGGCAGGCATGTGGTGGGGACCGCCGCTCCTGGTGCTGCTCTACGGCCAGGAATTCGCGCCCGTGGTTCCGATCTTCCACATCCTTCTTGCCGAGGCGATCATCTTCGGCCTCGCCAATATCAGCGCGCAGCTCTTCCAGGCCTTGAACCGCCCGGGCTATGTCTCCGCCGTGGAGGCGACATGCTTTGCGGCCATGCTGGTCTCGGTTTACGTGATGGCCTCCCGCGACGGCGCACTCGGAGCGGCCTGGGCGATCCTCGCGGTCACGCTTCTCCGCCTCACCCTCATCCTGATCGGGATCAAAATCTCGCTGAAGCTGCCGCTGCCGCGTCCTTATCTGACCCTTGCGGACCTCCGCTATCTGCGTGATCGGCTCATTCATCTGTAA
- a CDS encoding UbiD family decarboxylase — MKAKTAFREVVRELEARGALATVSRQVDPKHELTAVMRQMQKSENKALLFRSVAGSDQPVVTNVFGFRSHVAAALGLEEADLLSSLVQLENQRLPTERVDEAPVQEVVVAGADVDVSRDIPQVVFSELDAGAYLTAGVLIAPHPETGVYNASWNRCQLVGGDRMRVRMMPPQHLGRYHQVAEEKGQNLPCAIVIGAPPGVMFSAASKVPFEVDELEVAGAWQGSPLRVTRCKTIPVDVPADAEMVIEGEVIAGVREDEGPFGEFTDGYVPVMKNHVFRVTAITRRRDAIYHAILAGGTEDLNLVGVPIQTEIYKKVSSFVPRIRDIATPGYVFGCVISIEKKSEDQSKNAVLAAIAAYSWTKVVVVVDEDVDPFNAADVLWAIQTRATPDTGVYVFPRVPSYTREDVREVHRGKIGIDATVPLHMKKLFERRRFPGESDVRLEEYIDGGC; from the coding sequence ATGAAGGCCAAAACGGCATTCCGTGAGGTGGTGCGAGAACTCGAGGCGCGAGGCGCCCTTGCAACCGTCTCGCGGCAAGTTGATCCCAAGCACGAACTGACGGCTGTCATGCGGCAAATGCAGAAGAGCGAGAACAAAGCGCTTCTGTTTCGTTCCGTTGCCGGTTCCGACCAGCCGGTCGTAACCAATGTCTTCGGTTTCCGCAGCCACGTGGCGGCTGCTCTCGGTCTCGAAGAAGCCGATCTGCTTTCTTCGCTCGTCCAGTTGGAGAACCAGCGTCTTCCGACGGAAAGAGTAGACGAGGCTCCCGTTCAGGAAGTCGTCGTGGCTGGCGCCGATGTCGACGTCTCCCGCGATATTCCGCAGGTGGTGTTCTCGGAGCTCGATGCCGGGGCCTATCTGACGGCCGGTGTGTTGATCGCGCCGCATCCGGAGACCGGTGTCTACAATGCCTCATGGAACCGTTGCCAGCTCGTTGGCGGCGACCGGATGCGGGTGCGGATGATGCCGCCTCAGCATCTTGGGCGCTATCATCAGGTGGCGGAGGAAAAAGGGCAGAATCTTCCCTGCGCCATCGTCATCGGAGCGCCTCCGGGAGTGATGTTTTCAGCCGCTTCGAAAGTGCCCTTCGAAGTGGATGAGCTGGAAGTGGCCGGCGCCTGGCAGGGCAGTCCCTTGCGCGTCACGCGCTGCAAGACGATCCCCGTCGATGTGCCGGCGGATGCGGAGATGGTGATCGAAGGGGAAGTCATCGCCGGCGTGCGCGAGGATGAGGGTCCCTTCGGCGAATTCACCGACGGTTATGTGCCGGTGATGAAGAACCACGTCTTTCGTGTGACCGCCATCACGCGGCGCCGCGATGCGATCTATCATGCGATCCTCGCCGGCGGCACCGAAGATCTCAATCTCGTCGGCGTTCCGATCCAGACCGAGATCTACAAAAAAGTCTCGTCCTTCGTGCCGCGCATCCGCGACATCGCCACTCCTGGCTATGTCTTTGGCTGCGTGATTTCCATCGAGAAGAAGAGCGAGGATCAGTCGAAGAATGCCGTGCTTGCGGCTATTGCTGCCTATTCGTGGACAAAAGTTGTCGTTGTCGTCGATGAGGACGTTGATCCTTTCAACGCGGCCGATGTTCTATGGGCGATTCAAACGCGTGCGACGCCCGATACCGGCGTTTACGTTTTTCCGCGTGTGCCGAGCTATACACGCGAGGACGTGCGGGAGGTGCATCGCGGCAAGATCGGCATCGATGCGACCGTGCCGCTGCATATGAAGAAATTGTTCGAGCGACGACGCTTTCCGGGAGAATCTGACGTGCGTCTGGAGGAGTATATCGATGGCGGGTGTTAG
- a CDS encoding O-antigen ligase family protein: MRRALLQVQVLALIGIMTAPAFTSAAGLLRLALPAGALAVAVFFLLRGDMRRYIAFCLWLFLLTPFIRRMVDFHAGFLDYSPLLLSPYAALAPSAGALAFAMANLRHPMSAGLLLVVAAAVYGLMLAALNGQFLPGAVDFLLWVLPAAFGMFVACNPSWVGQLRRDLTVFSLFAGIVLGLYALYQFRYMPGWDALWMKKTLMPTIGEPYPYKVRVFATMNSPASLALFLLLPLSMLIVSKDALRWVALALGFVALGLTAVRTAWVGIFIIGAYCFLLGSGRIRTSMLALALVLVVVAPMALLTDQGTRIVSQRIESMLDARSDVSANERLHVYSAAFEEMERHVFGSGLGGSRADPATKSGVQAMQIDSGPIAAMLAVGVVGALVYYVGIGFVVAFLFVQGAALKAEERALVLASQAIAVSYLVMSLLIPATFGEHGVVFWFMLGMGVAQITAARAKMRLPSQDRGSLGAGVVDGPIAATLPTHP; the protein is encoded by the coding sequence TTGCGCCGTGCCTTGCTGCAGGTGCAGGTTCTGGCGCTGATCGGGATCATGACGGCGCCTGCGTTCACGAGCGCGGCCGGCCTCCTGCGGCTCGCTCTACCGGCGGGGGCTCTTGCCGTTGCCGTCTTCTTTCTGCTGCGGGGCGATATGAGGCGGTATATCGCCTTCTGCCTCTGGCTCTTTCTTCTAACGCCGTTCATCCGGCGGATGGTCGATTTTCACGCCGGCTTTCTCGATTACAGCCCTCTGCTGCTTTCGCCTTATGCGGCGCTCGCCCCGTCTGCCGGCGCCCTTGCCTTTGCCATGGCGAATCTCCGTCACCCGATGTCGGCCGGGCTTCTCCTCGTCGTTGCCGCTGCGGTCTATGGGCTGATGCTGGCCGCTCTCAACGGCCAGTTTCTCCCTGGTGCCGTTGATTTCCTTCTCTGGGTGTTGCCGGCGGCATTCGGCATGTTCGTGGCGTGCAACCCCTCCTGGGTTGGACAGCTGCGGCGCGATCTTACCGTGTTTTCGCTCTTCGCGGGCATCGTTCTCGGCCTCTACGCGCTCTATCAGTTTCGCTACATGCCCGGCTGGGACGCGCTTTGGATGAAGAAGACGCTCATGCCGACGATCGGCGAACCCTATCCCTATAAGGTTCGCGTCTTCGCCACGATGAACTCGCCCGCATCCTTGGCCTTGTTTCTGCTCCTGCCGCTGTCGATGCTCATCGTTTCAAAAGACGCCCTGCGCTGGGTCGCTTTGGCGCTCGGCTTCGTGGCGCTCGGCCTCACGGCGGTGCGGACCGCCTGGGTCGGCATCTTCATCATCGGTGCTTATTGTTTTCTCCTCGGCTCCGGCCGCATCAGAACCTCGATGCTTGCGCTCGCCCTCGTGCTCGTGGTGGTGGCGCCCATGGCCTTGCTGACCGACCAGGGGACGAGGATTGTCAGTCAGCGGATTGAATCCATGCTCGATGCCCGCTCCGACGTCAGTGCCAATGAGAGGCTTCACGTCTATTCGGCGGCGTTCGAGGAAATGGAGCGGCATGTTTTCGGCTCCGGTCTCGGGGGATCGCGGGCCGATCCGGCCACCAAGAGCGGCGTTCAGGCGATGCAGATCGATAGCGGCCCGATAGCCGCGATGCTGGCGGTGGGTGTCGTCGGCGCTCTCGTTTATTACGTCGGGATCGGCTTCGTCGTTGCCTTTCTCTTCGTTCAGGGCGCCGCCTTGAAGGCGGAGGAGAGGGCGCTCGTTCTCGCCTCGCAGGCAATCGCCGTGTCCTATCTCGTGATGAGCCTCCTGATCCCGGCTACTTTCGGGGAGCATGGTGTCGTCTTCTGGTTCATGCTCGGGATGGGGGTGGCCCAGATCACGGCTGCGCGTGCGAAGATGCGCCTGCCATCACAGGATCGAGGCTCGCTGGGTGCCGGCGTCGTGGATGGCCCTATCGCCGCCACCCTTCCAACGCATCCCTGA
- a CDS encoding IclR family transcriptional regulator: protein MPKNSAEPAARRPGVVAARHAVEVLRCVSQAGGSIGINEIARRIGLHKSSISRVVATLEDEGLLEREPASERIILGIGLIAIAAPILTSRGISTIAHKHMERLAHDTGETASFSVWNGLEAISLDQVIGTNAITHYAGPGQSNAPHCTASGKLLLAFAPEAEIEAILAETLPRHTPCTITDPQALRGQIDEIRMRGFAINRGELSEDAGGISAIVRDLQHRPVGAITITLPMYRFDEARQDELVRQVCNAASRISLEMGYTEGGPGKL from the coding sequence ATGCCCAAGAATTCAGCAGAACCAGCCGCCCGCCGTCCCGGGGTTGTCGCCGCAAGGCACGCCGTGGAGGTTCTGCGCTGCGTGTCGCAGGCAGGCGGAAGTATCGGCATCAACGAGATCGCGCGCCGCATCGGGCTCCACAAAAGCTCGATTTCAAGGGTCGTCGCCACGCTCGAAGACGAGGGGCTTTTGGAGCGCGAGCCGGCGAGCGAACGCATCATCCTGGGCATAGGCCTGATCGCCATCGCAGCGCCGATCCTCACGAGCCGCGGCATCTCCACGATCGCACACAAACACATGGAGCGGCTGGCGCACGACACAGGCGAGACGGCGAGTTTCAGCGTCTGGAACGGGCTGGAAGCGATCAGCCTCGACCAGGTCATCGGCACCAACGCGATTACGCATTATGCAGGACCCGGCCAGAGCAACGCACCCCACTGTACGGCGTCGGGCAAGCTGCTACTGGCCTTCGCGCCCGAAGCGGAGATCGAAGCGATCCTTGCGGAAACCCTGCCGCGCCACACACCCTGCACAATCACGGACCCGCAGGCACTTCGCGGCCAGATCGACGAGATCCGTATGCGCGGCTTCGCCATCAATCGCGGCGAGCTTTCCGAAGATGCCGGCGGCATTTCCGCAATCGTGCGCGACCTTCAGCACCGCCCTGTCGGTGCCATCACCATCACGCTGCCCATGTACCGCTTCGACGAAGCCCGTCAGGATGAATTGGTCAGGCAGGTCTGCAACGCCGCGTCACGGATCTCTCTGGAGATGGGCTACACGGAGGGCGGTCCAGGCAAGTTATGA
- a CDS encoding 4'-phosphopantetheinyl transferase family protein: protein MAFNLAHAGDLAAVALCRGGEVGIDIEAETAGHIELRGILSAEEEQQLHLLGLSPDRSVLLQIWVWKEAVLKASGLGLSVDPAKVVLTFERQGRRLAARNGAVPGFGSYELRSFVPVPGFVGAVAVTREGLRMLSFSLCREYLNEACRMWSDVGRIKAS from the coding sequence ATGGCGTTCAATCTCGCGCATGCTGGCGACCTCGCTGCCGTCGCACTGTGCCGTGGCGGGGAGGTGGGGATCGATATCGAAGCGGAAACGGCGGGACATATCGAGCTCCGTGGGATCCTCTCTGCGGAGGAGGAGCAGCAGCTTCACCTGCTCGGCCTCTCTCCCGACCGTTCCGTTCTGCTTCAGATCTGGGTCTGGAAAGAGGCAGTGTTGAAGGCGTCGGGTCTTGGTCTGTCGGTTGATCCCGCCAAGGTCGTTCTCACTTTCGAGCGGCAGGGACGCCGGCTCGCGGCACGAAACGGTGCGGTGCCAGGTTTCGGCTCTTATGAGCTTCGGAGTTTTGTGCCGGTGCCGGGGTTTGTCGGGGCGGTGGCCGTGACGCGGGAAGGTCTGCGGATGCTCTCTTTCTCGCTTTGCCGCGAATATCTGAACGAGGCATGCCGGATGTGGTCGGACGTGGGTCGGATTAAGGCCTCATAA